In Chloroflexota bacterium, a single window of DNA contains:
- a CDS encoding multidrug transporter, with the protein MIRIVIRDRTKIPPFNEPARDLRVLNKPLWLHQRDVLARHCLTEVEVESGDPLPPIREECIVYRDNLFFDEDFIQEFLRLAKARRKPCQVAFSPDDKAIVVHALPLQDNIRRQGDVYVADLWYYPNGPTDEPAEPVVVDTMAREIGYYHIPTYMASEKGELVFWVPLRPFLAIENWVHVFMANSPFGIFSMGAKMEHEVTRFSKAARVLMRSLLERRQFLSSSRMIRVGRNVQIDPTAIIQGPAIIGDNTTIGPGAVVTNSIIGSNVNVMQGCQVMLSVVSDGCYLPFRAALFMTTLMENSMVAQNATLQLCVVGRHSFVGANTVFTDFNLLGKPLRTMHKGQPQPVGLPVLGGCVGHNCRIGAGMVIYPARTIESDTVLIRAEGRGVISDNVLFEESDHVRLGEERLHPQKYTRD; encoded by the coding sequence ATGATACGAATCGTCATCCGCGATCGCACCAAGATACCCCCCTTCAACGAGCCTGCGCGAGACCTGCGCGTGCTCAATAAACCCCTGTGGTTGCACCAGCGCGACGTTCTGGCCCGGCATTGCCTCACGGAGGTGGAGGTGGAAAGCGGAGACCCGCTGCCGCCCATCCGCGAAGAATGCATCGTGTACCGCGACAACCTCTTCTTTGACGAGGACTTCATCCAGGAGTTCCTGCGCCTGGCCAAGGCGCGCCGCAAGCCCTGCCAGGTGGCCTTCTCCCCCGACGACAAGGCCATCGTCGTCCACGCCCTGCCCCTGCAGGACAACATCCGCCGCCAGGGCGACGTGTACGTGGCGGACCTGTGGTACTACCCCAACGGCCCTACCGACGAGCCGGCGGAGCCCGTGGTCGTGGACACCATGGCGCGAGAAATCGGCTATTACCACATCCCGACGTACATGGCCTCGGAGAAGGGGGAACTGGTCTTCTGGGTCCCCCTGCGACCGTTCCTGGCGATAGAGAATTGGGTACACGTGTTCATGGCCAATTCGCCCTTCGGAATCTTCAGCATGGGGGCGAAGATGGAACACGAGGTTACGCGGTTCTCCAAGGCGGCGCGGGTGCTGATGCGCTCGCTGCTGGAGCGGCGGCAGTTCCTGTCGTCGTCCCGGATGATCCGCGTGGGGCGCAATGTGCAGATTGACCCGACGGCCATCATCCAGGGGCCGGCCATCATCGGCGACAACACCACCATCGGCCCGGGGGCTGTGGTAACCAACTCCATCATCGGCAGCAACGTCAACGTGATGCAGGGCTGCCAGGTGATGCTCAGCGTTGTCAGCGATGGGTGCTACCTGCCGTTCCGCGCCGCCCTGTTCATGACCACACTCATGGAGAACTCCATGGTGGCCCAGAACGCCACGCTGCAATTGTGCGTCGTCGGGCGGCACTCGTTTGTGGGGGCGAATACGGTCTTCACGGATTTCAACCTGCTGGGCAAGCCGCTGCGCACCATGCACAAAGGCCAGCCGCAACCCGTGGGCTTGCCCGTTCTGGGCGGGTGCGTCGGGCACAACTGCCGAATCGGCGCGGGCATGGTCATCTACCCCGCACGCACCATTGAGTCGGACACGGTGCTCATCCGCGCCGAGGGCCGCGGCGTCATCTCCGACAACGTGCTGTTTGAGGAGAGCGATCACGTGCGGCTGGGTGAGGAGCGCCTGCACCCTCAGAAGTACACGAGGGATTGA
- a CDS encoding 4-vinyl reductase gives MARIYLLALEDVLGKNGVNALLNLAKLKHLINNYPPNNFEREFPFEDFAALNQALDDVYGPRGGRGLGTRGGRATFKYVLKEYGAMLGISDLAMRLMPLGMKLRLGLGVMAETFNRSSDQVVRLEEDNEHFYYHIVRCPVCWGRKSQTPICYVALGLLQESLAWVTGGKNMSVVETTCIAKGDPTCCFVIDKKPLD, from the coding sequence ATGGCGCGCATCTACTTGCTGGCGCTTGAGGACGTGCTGGGCAAGAATGGCGTGAACGCGCTGCTCAACCTGGCGAAACTGAAGCACCTCATCAACAACTACCCGCCCAACAACTTTGAGCGCGAGTTCCCGTTTGAGGACTTTGCGGCGCTGAATCAGGCGCTGGATGACGTGTACGGGCCGCGCGGCGGGCGAGGGCTGGGCACGCGCGGCGGCCGCGCCACGTTCAAGTATGTGCTCAAGGAGTACGGCGCGATGCTGGGCATCAGCGACCTGGCCATGCGCCTGATGCCGCTGGGCATGAAACTGCGGCTGGGCCTGGGCGTTATGGCCGAGACCTTCAACCGCTCCAGCGACCAGGTTGTGCGCCTGGAAGAGGACAACGAGCACTTCTACTATCACATCGTTCGCTGTCCGGTGTGCTGGGGCCGGAAGTCGCAGACGCCCATCTGCTACGTCGCCCTCGGCCTGTTGCAAGAGAGCCTGGCGTGGGTAACCGGCGGCAAGAACATGTCGGTTGTGGAGACAACCTGCATTGCCAAGGGCGACCCCACGTGCTGTTTCGTGATTGACAAGAAGCCGTTGGACTAG
- a CDS encoding alpha/beta fold hydrolase has translation MHYETQGSGPPVVLLHGWLGSWGYWLNTMEALSDAFRTYALDFWGFGESGKPRSGYEVDDFVSLVDQFMDRLGIPAAPVVGHSMGGTVALKLAMERPERVTKVAVVGSPVNGRSLSLPLRLAGRKPVAYLVWHVPALLRWGLRTFSPRLAHDWRKWYDMIMNDLSRTTLEAFLTSIRSLRRTDLTPRLGEVQVPVLGFYGQRDLIVDPRQGGVLLRGAPRADLAVLEHCGHFPMLDDPDQFNGRLRQFLASH, from the coding sequence GTGCATTATGAGACCCAGGGCAGCGGCCCGCCGGTCGTCTTGCTGCATGGGTGGCTCGGCTCCTGGGGGTATTGGCTGAACACGATGGAGGCCCTGTCCGACGCCTTCCGTACCTACGCGCTAGACTTTTGGGGTTTTGGCGAGTCGGGGAAGCCGCGCAGCGGCTACGAAGTGGACGACTTCGTGAGCCTGGTGGACCAGTTCATGGATCGGCTGGGGATTCCGGCGGCTCCCGTGGTGGGACATTCTATGGGCGGGACCGTGGCGCTGAAGTTGGCCATGGAGCGCCCCGAACGGGTTACGAAGGTGGCCGTGGTCGGGTCGCCCGTCAACGGCCGCTCGTTGAGTCTGCCACTGCGGCTGGCGGGGCGCAAGCCGGTGGCGTACCTGGTGTGGCACGTGCCGGCGTTGTTGCGGTGGGGGCTTCGCACGTTCTCGCCGCGGCTGGCGCACGACTGGCGCAAGTGGTACGACATGATCATGAACGACCTGTCGCGCACCACGTTGGAGGCGTTCCTGACGAGCATCCGCTCGTTGCGCCGAACGGACTTGACGCCCCGCCTCGGCGAGGTTCAGGTGCCCGTGCTGGGGTTCTACGGGCAGCGCGACCTCATCGTGGATCCGCGGCAGGGGGGCGTGCTGCTTCGCGGCGCTCCGAGGGCCGACCTGGCGGTGCTGGAGCACTGCGGGCACTTTCCGATGCTGGACGATCCGGACCAGTTCAACGGCCGGTTAAGGCAGTTTCTGGCGTCGCATTGA
- a CDS encoding ATP/GTP-binding protein, with product MQAVKMVITGPFNAGKTEFIKTISEIDVVSTERRISDETRATKEETTVAMDFGRITIDEDLVLFLFGTPGQKRFDFMWEILSEGMLGFIVLVDSVRPETFREARRILDVFRAYAPAPYVVAANKQDLPDAWSPQDLRIALRVDPSVKVVPCVSTDKESVKSVLLELLYTILENSKDEE from the coding sequence ATGCAAGCGGTCAAGATGGTTATCACAGGCCCATTCAACGCGGGCAAGACGGAGTTCATCAAGACGATCAGCGAGATTGACGTCGTCTCCACCGAGCGGCGAATTTCCGACGAGACACGCGCCACGAAGGAAGAGACCACCGTCGCCATGGATTTCGGGCGCATCACCATTGACGAGGATTTGGTGCTCTTCCTTTTTGGCACGCCGGGGCAGAAGCGGTTTGACTTCATGTGGGAGATTCTGTCCGAGGGGATGCTGGGGTTCATCGTGCTGGTGGATTCGGTGCGGCCCGAGACGTTCCGCGAGGCGCGCCGAATCCTGGACGTGTTCCGAGCCTACGCGCCCGCGCCCTATGTGGTGGCGGCGAACAAACAGGACCTGCCCGATGCCTGGAGCCCGCAGGATTTGCGCATCGCGCTGCGGGTAGACCCCAGCGTCAAGGTCGTGCCGTGCGTTTCTACCGACAAGGAAAGCGTCAAGAGCGTCCTGCTGGAACTCCTGTACACCATTCTGGAGAATTCCAAGGACGAGGAATAG
- a CDS encoding DUF4388 domain-containing protein — translation MALKGNLKDFGVAQLLNLIHIARKTGALSVRSDGLSATLYFREGKLLGAYQDSKDESLLALLQRAGKVSAQQAESILSRAETRTDKEIGLLLLHNNYVTQKDILQVVRAASLETVYAIFALTDGTFQFDPNRMLPQEKIGVPIDLDNVIMEGTRRMKEWEQLQAELPDLDVALKFTDRPGTSLKNISLSVEEWRVISFISPRNTIRQIAQYIGLSEFQIRKIVYGLLTAGLVELVRPEGVAPGLPGIPPSPAVKRGVILRLIDKIRRIS, via the coding sequence ATGGCCCTCAAGGGGAATCTGAAGGACTTTGGCGTCGCCCAACTGCTGAACCTGATTCACATCGCCCGCAAGACAGGCGCCCTCTCCGTCCGCAGCGATGGCCTTTCGGCCACGCTGTATTTCCGCGAGGGTAAGTTGCTCGGCGCGTACCAGGACAGCAAGGATGAAAGCCTACTGGCCCTGCTGCAGCGCGCAGGCAAGGTGAGCGCCCAGCAGGCGGAAAGCATCCTCTCCCGCGCCGAGACGCGCACCGATAAGGAGATCGGGCTCCTCCTACTCCACAACAACTACGTAACCCAGAAGGACATCCTCCAGGTGGTTCGGGCGGCGTCCCTGGAAACCGTCTATGCCATCTTCGCGCTCACCGACGGGACATTCCAGTTTGACCCCAACCGCATGCTCCCTCAGGAAAAGATCGGTGTTCCCATTGACCTGGACAACGTCATCATGGAAGGGACGCGGCGGATGAAGGAGTGGGAGCAGTTGCAGGCCGAGTTGCCGGACCTGGACGTGGCCCTGAAGTTCACGGACCGGCCGGGGACTTCCCTCAAGAACATCAGCCTGAGCGTGGAAGAGTGGCGGGTCATCTCCTTCATCAGCCCCCGCAACACCATCCGCCAGATCGCGCAGTACATCGGGCTGAGCGAGTTTCAGATTCGGAAGATCGTGTATGGTCTGCTGACGGCGGGGCTGGTGGAACTGGTGCGGCCCGAGGGAGTCGCGCCGGGCCTACCGGGCATCCCACCGTCGCCCGCGGTCAAGCGGGGGGTGATCTTGCGCTTGATTGACAAAATTCGCCGCATCAGCTGA